In the genome of Cellulomonas sp. WB94, one region contains:
- a CDS encoding bifunctional (p)ppGpp synthetase/guanosine-3',5'-bis(diphosphate) 3'-pyrophosphohydrolase translates to MTDDVRAAESDVQTGSTEAVPSGSANRVRSRLARFGSRGAATSPALEPLLLAIHSNHPKADLSVVEQAYVVAERAHRGQLRKSGDPYITHPVAVATILAELGMTPPTLAAALLHDTVEDTDYSLEQLRADFGPEIAMLVDGVTKLDKVQFGEAAQAETVRKMVVAMSRDIRVLVIKLADRLHNARTWKFVASASAEKKARETLEIYAPLAHRLGMNTIKWELEDLSFATLYPKVYEEIVHLVSERAPAREEYLAVVRDQVSADLRAAKIKATVTGRPKHYYSIYQKMIVRGRDFTDIYDLVGVRVLVDSVRDCYAVLGALHARWNPVPGRFKDYIAMPKFNLYQSLHTTVIGPGGKPVEIQIRTHDMHRRAEYGVAAHWKYKENAKLGPTTTDSSGNDMTWLRQLVDWQKETADPSEFLDSLRFEIAGAEVYVFTPKGDVMALPAGSTPVDFAYAVHTEVGHRTMGARVNGRLVPLDSTLENGDVVDVFTSKSETAGPSRDWMGFVKSPRARNKIRQWFSKERREEAIEHGKDAIAKAMRKQNLPIQRLLSHEALVALAHEMRHADVSSLYAAIGEGQVSAATVVQRLVHSMGGEPGAEEDLAETTLPGVSGRRVRTGDSGVVVKGVEDVWVKLAKCCTPVPGDEIVGFVTRGAGVSVHRTDCVNVGALRAEPERIVEVEWTQGGSGLFLVQIQVEALDRSRLLSDVTRVLSDHHVNILSASVSTSRDRVALSRFVFEMAEPSHLASVLAAVRKVEGVFDVYRLTGAKAAEHPVIRA, encoded by the coding sequence ATGACTGACGACGTGCGCGCGGCCGAGTCCGACGTCCAGACCGGATCGACGGAGGCAGTGCCGAGCGGGTCGGCGAACCGGGTGCGCTCCCGCCTGGCGCGCTTCGGCTCACGTGGCGCCGCGACCTCGCCTGCGCTCGAACCCCTGCTGCTGGCGATCCACTCGAACCATCCGAAGGCCGACCTGTCGGTCGTCGAGCAGGCCTACGTCGTGGCCGAACGCGCGCACCGGGGTCAGCTGCGCAAGAGCGGCGACCCGTACATCACGCATCCGGTCGCCGTGGCGACGATCCTCGCCGAGCTGGGGATGACCCCGCCGACGCTGGCTGCGGCCCTGCTCCACGACACGGTCGAGGACACGGACTACTCCCTCGAGCAGCTGCGCGCGGACTTCGGTCCCGAGATCGCGATGCTCGTCGACGGCGTGACCAAGCTCGACAAGGTCCAGTTCGGCGAGGCAGCGCAGGCGGAGACCGTCCGCAAGATGGTCGTCGCGATGTCCCGCGACATCCGGGTGCTGGTCATCAAGCTCGCCGACCGCCTGCACAACGCCCGGACGTGGAAGTTCGTGGCGTCCGCGTCCGCGGAGAAGAAGGCCCGCGAGACGCTCGAGATCTACGCGCCGCTGGCGCACCGGCTCGGCATGAACACGATCAAGTGGGAGCTCGAGGACCTGTCCTTCGCGACCCTGTACCCCAAGGTGTACGAGGAGATCGTGCACCTCGTGAGCGAGCGGGCGCCCGCCCGTGAGGAGTACCTCGCGGTCGTTCGCGACCAGGTCAGCGCCGACCTGAGGGCAGCGAAGATCAAGGCGACGGTGACCGGCCGGCCCAAGCACTACTACTCGATCTACCAGAAGATGATCGTGCGCGGCCGCGACTTCACGGACATCTACGACCTCGTCGGCGTGCGTGTCCTCGTGGACTCGGTGCGGGACTGCTACGCGGTGCTCGGTGCGCTGCACGCGCGCTGGAACCCGGTGCCCGGCCGGTTCAAGGACTACATCGCGATGCCGAAGTTCAACCTCTACCAGTCGCTGCACACGACGGTGATCGGCCCCGGCGGCAAGCCCGTCGAGATCCAGATCCGCACCCACGACATGCACCGCCGCGCCGAGTACGGCGTCGCCGCGCACTGGAAGTACAAGGAGAACGCGAAGCTCGGCCCGACGACGACGGACTCGAGCGGCAACGACATGACCTGGCTCCGCCAGCTCGTGGACTGGCAGAAGGAGACCGCCGACCCGAGCGAGTTCCTCGACTCGTTGCGCTTCGAGATCGCCGGCGCCGAGGTGTACGTGTTCACCCCCAAGGGCGACGTCATGGCGCTGCCGGCGGGCTCGACCCCGGTCGACTTCGCGTACGCGGTCCACACCGAGGTCGGCCACCGCACGATGGGGGCACGCGTCAACGGCCGCCTCGTGCCGCTCGACTCGACGCTCGAGAACGGCGACGTCGTCGACGTCTTCACGTCGAAGTCGGAGACTGCCGGTCCGAGCCGTGACTGGATGGGCTTCGTCAAGAGCCCTCGGGCACGCAACAAGATCCGTCAGTGGTTCTCCAAGGAGCGCCGCGAAGAGGCCATCGAGCACGGCAAGGACGCCATCGCGAAGGCGATGCGCAAGCAGAACCTGCCGATCCAGCGCCTGCTGTCCCACGAGGCGCTCGTGGCGCTCGCGCACGAGATGCGCCACGCCGACGTCTCGTCGCTGTACGCCGCGATCGGTGAGGGACAGGTGTCGGCGGCGACCGTCGTCCAACGGCTCGTGCACTCGATGGGCGGCGAGCCCGGCGCCGAGGAGGACCTCGCCGAGACGACGCTCCCCGGAGTCAGCGGCCGGCGGGTCCGCACCGGGGACTCGGGGGTCGTCGTCAAGGGCGTCGAGGACGTGTGGGTCAAGCTCGCCAAGTGCTGCACCCCGGTCCCCGGCGACGAGATCGTCGGGTTCGTGACCCGGGGGGCCGGTGTCAGCGTGCACCGGACCGACTGCGTGAACGTGGGCGCCCTGCGGGCCGAGCCCGAGCGGATCGTCGAGGTCGAGTGGACCCAGGGCGGCAGCGGCCTGTTCCTCGTGCAGATCCAGGTCGAGGCGCTCGACCGGAGCCGGTTGCTGTCGGACGTGACGAGGGTCCTCTCGGACCACCACGTGAACATCCTCTCGGCGTCGGTCTCGACGTCACGCGACCGCGTGGCGCTGTCCCGCTTCGTGTTCGAGATGGCCGAGCCGTCGCACCTCGCGTCGGTGCTCGCGGCGGTCCGGAAGGTTGAGGGCGTCTTCGACGTCTACCGGCTCACGGGGGCCAAGGCCGCCGAGCACCCGGTGATCCGGGCCTGA
- the secF gene encoding protein translocase subunit SecF codes for MAVGFAQWGNDLYTGRRSYDIVGRKRLWFTISFTLVAICAILLVKPGLNPGIEFRGGSEFVISGVPTNDQKLAADTVASFAPEEIPRVSTVGTSSLRIQTATLSNTEVEKAAAALAVAYDVPVTQVTSNFVGPSWGQDVSSKAIRGLIVFLVLVTLVLTIYFRNWRMAVAALLALFHDLIITVGIYAAVGWEVTPATVIGFLTILGYSIYDTVVVFDKVRENTTGVLDQSRFTYAEKANLAVNQTLVRSINTSVVALLPVSGILFIGAFVLGAGTLRDIALALFVGMAIGAFSSIFLATPFEVLLREREPKLHEHTAKVLANRAKDGSGEQVGAAAVGRATAQLRPGSHQGNAAQPRRRK; via the coding sequence ATGGCCGTTGGATTCGCCCAGTGGGGCAATGACCTCTACACGGGCCGCCGGTCCTACGACATCGTCGGACGCAAGCGCCTCTGGTTCACGATCTCCTTCACCCTCGTCGCGATCTGCGCGATCCTGCTCGTCAAGCCGGGTCTGAACCCCGGCATCGAGTTCCGCGGCGGCTCGGAGTTCGTCATCTCCGGCGTCCCGACGAACGATCAGAAGCTCGCCGCCGACACCGTCGCGTCCTTCGCGCCCGAGGAGATCCCGCGAGTGTCGACGGTGGGTACCTCGTCGCTGCGGATCCAGACCGCGACCCTGAGCAACACCGAGGTCGAGAAGGCGGCAGCGGCACTCGCCGTCGCCTACGACGTCCCCGTCACGCAGGTGACGAGCAACTTCGTCGGCCCGTCGTGGGGCCAGGACGTCTCGTCGAAGGCGATTCGCGGACTGATCGTGTTCCTCGTCCTCGTGACGCTGGTCCTGACGATCTACTTCCGGAACTGGCGCATGGCGGTGGCGGCGCTGCTCGCGCTCTTCCATGACCTGATCATCACCGTGGGCATCTATGCAGCGGTCGGGTGGGAGGTCACGCCGGCAACGGTCATCGGCTTCCTGACGATCCTCGGGTACTCGATCTACGACACCGTCGTGGTCTTCGACAAGGTGCGCGAGAACACCACCGGGGTCCTCGACCAGTCGCGGTTCACCTACGCCGAGAAGGCGAACCTGGCCGTCAACCAGACCCTCGTGAGGTCGATCAACACCTCGGTCGTGGCGCTTCTGCCGGTCAGCGGGATCCTGTTCATCGGGGCGTTCGTGCTCGGCGCCGGGACGCTGCGGGACATCGCGCTCGCCCTGTTCGTCGGCATGGCGATCGGCGCCTTCTCCTCGATCTTCCTCGCGACCCCGTTCGAGGTCCTCCTGCGTGAGCGCGAGCCGAAGCTGCACGAGCACACCGCGAAGGTCCTGGCCAACCGTGCGAAGGACGGTTCCGGCGAGCAGGTCGGGGCTGCGGCCGTCGGACGGGCCACCGCCCAGCTGCGCCCCGGGTCGCACCAGGGCAACGCCGCACAGCCGCGACGCCGCAAGTGA
- a CDS encoding adenine phosphoribosyltransferase — MTGDALVARLHELIRDVPDFPRPGVGFKDITPLLADAEAFAAVVAELAARVDGPVDLVAGTEARGFILAAPVAIALGAGFVPVRKAGKLPGPTASQQYELEYGHATVEVHPFTVPRGSRVLIVDDVLATGGTAGATIRLFEECGATVVGLSFLVDLRFLGGRASLEGHRVETLLDVL; from the coding sequence CTGACGGGCGACGCGCTCGTCGCGCGGCTGCACGAGCTCATCCGTGACGTCCCCGACTTCCCGCGCCCCGGCGTGGGGTTCAAGGACATCACCCCGCTGCTGGCGGACGCCGAGGCGTTCGCCGCCGTCGTGGCGGAGCTCGCTGCTCGCGTGGACGGTCCTGTGGATCTGGTGGCCGGGACGGAGGCGCGGGGGTTCATCCTCGCGGCACCCGTCGCGATCGCGCTCGGCGCGGGCTTCGTGCCGGTCCGCAAGGCGGGCAAGCTGCCCGGCCCGACGGCTTCGCAGCAGTACGAGCTGGAGTACGGCCACGCAACGGTCGAGGTGCACCCCTTCACGGTGCCCCGCGGGTCGCGCGTGCTGATCGTCGACGACGTGCTGGCCACCGGCGGCACGGCGGGCGCCACGATCCGGCTCTTCGAGGAGTGCGGCGCCACCGTCGTCGGACTGTCCTTCCTGGTCGACCTGAGGTTCCTGGGCGGGCGCGCCTCGCTCGAGGGCCACCGGGTGGAGACCCTGCTTGACGTGCTCTAG